Below is a window of Populus trichocarpa isolate Nisqually-1 chromosome 3, P.trichocarpa_v4.1, whole genome shotgun sequence DNA.
TGAGAGCATGCAAGAATTATAAAGTTAGAGAGCATGCAAGTCACGAGGCAGAAAGTAAAAAGTGCAGGGATACAGAAATCAAACACAGATGTCTAAATTCAAATcccaacttgatttttttcaatctacaAGTTTcttataataactttttttagcCTAAATGTTGATTTAGTATCATTCACATCACTTGTCTTTTTTGAGTGTGGATGCGGTGTTCTTCACACATCCACAATGGTAACCTAATTTATTATGCTTACCCTGagaggaaaacaaagaaagcttAAAGTACAATAGCAAATATGTAAGAATATAACCACCAATAAAGTTCTCTGTATGTGTAGAAAACTAGCCATTATCTCTTTTTTGGAAGTAGCTTTCCTATTTTTGGCACACACCTGATTTATCTCAAGGTTTCTCTATTCAACAGGTTTATAGATtccattatttaatttaaatcatgttttattaattataaaataaatctatcatGAAATCTTATTGCATAAGAAGAATGTCTATTTTTTTTGATCGAGGGATAGAGAAATTTCATTAAACATagaatagtaaaaaataaattattatcaaaacCGAAATAAAGTGGAAAGGAACATGGGAACGACAGAGAGTGAGAAAGACTaggtaataaataaattcaagaaaaacgTAGAGATTAAACGTGTAGCTTGTAGCTTGTGGAGCTACAATTGCTTACATAGaaagggtaaaaaataaaaaaaaattgaagcatgGAAAGAAAATTTCTATCGCCTCTGGAAGTTGAAGGCCTTTATAGAGAAGGCGAAAATGAAGGCAAAGAGGACAGTCCACCCAAGAACCACGGCTGCAACTACTCCAAGAAAATCGTGGTCAAAACCGAAGTAATCCTTGACATATCCTTCCACTGTTTGAGTTGCGGTAATGGGTTCCTGTATATCTCCATACTGTGACACAACCAATCCATACAAGGACCATGATACGGGGCATCCCCAGTAGTACCATCTCCACCATATAGGTATCCGCTGTTATATATTGACCAAGCAGAGAAATGACGAACATATTAGCCCACGAGATAACTAGTCACTGAAGGAAACTCAATGCTTGAAGTAATTAAGATGGCAAACACTTACAGTTCGGGGAATTATAAACCCTGAGAAGAGGTTCCAGATTGCATAAAATGCTGTGGAAACTATGCCAGCTATGTGGTGGTTTGGAGTCACAGCTACAGCCATCATTCCATAAAAGGTGAAGTATAATAGTGTGAAGTACATAAAGAATAGATACCAAAAGAACTTAGCTGCAGTCCATTCAAATCCAATCATTGCATAAACTATAACGCCGTAGACTGCAGCTTGAACAAAGACATATGGAAGCTCAATCAGGGCCTGCAGCATAAGATGGAGTTTGGTCAACGAAACGTCCATACAATTCTACTTGACGAGGTGAATTCTGAAATGCTAGCTTAATAAGCTCTTACCTGTGCAAAGGCATAGGGCAAAGCTGAATACATTCCAGCAGCCCTTTCTCTGTAGAAGACAGTTCTTTCAACAGCCACCACTGGCTGCACAGCTGTTCCATTTTGAAAACCAAGGAAGAGAACTGCTGCATACATCGAACCCATTGCGTTGGAAAGATCTTGGGTAGTTTTCCTACAGTTCGTAAGATAACTTAGATGAGTAGGTAGATTGCAGGAAAACCATCAAAGCCTGAactgttaaattgtttttgagttCCTCATCGTGACTTACACTTTGGAGCCAAGGTCCCAGAACATTGTTCCAAACATCAAGGCTATAAAGGTTGTGAAAAGAAATCTCACGGCCGTGTACGGTGGGTTCCTCCAGTATGACCAATGTTGCTTCCACAAGCAAGCCATACATTGTGTGAAAAATGATGTTGAATACCGTGTAGGGAAATGAACGTCCTTGGAGCCGGGAGCAGGTGTGCTTAATTCCGCAATGAGAGCTTTGTTTCTCCTGAGTTATGCCACACATCAGCAGCAACAAACTTTAGACAAATCCAACTCtagatttttaatcaaatgctTTGCTATTCCTTGCCAAAGCCAACTTGGGATGGCTTTAgaatatttttcagtttaaccATGCACataaaagaaacaatttatCTGACCTGAACAGATCTGAATTCTTGTAAATATTAGCAAAATCAACCTCCAAAGCCATCTCTTGTGATGAAGCAGTAACTTCCAACATCCATGTTGCTGGATTATAACCATCTTTAATTTTACTCACTCCTTCAATTGCCTTCACAGATAGAAAGGTCAACGAATTAGTCAATAGTTAGTTTGAGCATAGGTTAGAAGAAGCTCGCAACTGTTAGTGTTGTTTGATTattgatcaaatcaaattaacataCCTCAAAGTATTTAATTAGATGGGTAGAATGGTGACCCAATGGCCCCACATATATCTCTTCTCCTCCTCGCTTCATCAGGAATAGCTGCAATGCCGTGTAAACAATCTAGCTTATTATGGGGATACACTCATGACAAAGTTCTAGCCCAGAtagtttttagcatttttattaCCTCATCAAAAGCATCAAATATATCTATACTGGGCTGGTGGATGGTGCATACAACTGTTCTTCCTGTGTCCACAGTGTTTCTTACTGTTCTCATCACAATTGCAGCAGCTCTAGCATCTAACCCTGAAGTTGGCTCATCCATGAATATGATAGAGGGGTTTGCAACGAGCTCTACTGCAATGGTTAGACGCTTGCGCTGCTCAGTGGACAAACCATTCACACCAGGCAACCCAACTAATGCATTGCGCAACGAATCCAACTCCACAAGCTCCATGACTTCGTCAATGAACATCTGAAACCAATTTTGGCAAAGGAGAAGTCAATCAGGTTTATCTGACCAAGAAACCATTAGATGATACCTCTGGAAGCAGAGGAGTTAAATGGAAGCTTTCTAGCACAAAAATTATGTAAGATCAACTTCAGCAGCACCGTTCTTAGCTAGAAAGAATAGGATCGTTGATCTTGATCTGaggataaatcataaaatagaaATGATAGTTGAACTAGGTAATGCTAATCAAGTTGATTGAACTTGAATGGATGACAAGCAGACCAAAAGGAAACAAGTATTGGAAGGAGAAAAATTCAGAGAACCCAAATCTGCAAACTGAATCCCAGATGTCTGaagtaaatttaagaaaatgggTACCTACCTTTCTGGTTTCAGAATCAACTTCAGGGGGTAGACGAAGCCAGGCTGAGTAGAGTAAGGATTCGTAGACAGTAACATGTGGAGAGTGAATGTCATTTTGTTCACAGTATCCTGCAATTCTAGCAAAAGTTTCTTGCTTCTTTGGGTACCCAGAAATTTTGATGTCTCCCTCAATATATCCACCAGTTTTCCTACCTGCCAGCACATCCATCAAAGTCGTTTTTCCTGCACCACTAACACCCATCAAAGTTGTAAGGACACCAGGCCTGAAAGCACCATTCACACCCTTCAAAAGCACCAATCTATCCTCAACTACTCCTTGAATTTTCATTTCCTGAAATTTTCAATACAAGATGATCAGTTTGTTCATGCTCTGTAAATATCACATCAAAGCAAGGTATGATCTTCTTTTTACTAAATTTTGATACCTGTGGCATGTCAACGGAGTAAATAACATCATCAAATGTGATGGAATGTGGTTCAAATGGAAGAACCATCCCTCTCTTCCTGTTATCGCTGGCTTCACCAATGGACGCAAAACCATTTCTATTAATTTCATCTCCATTCTCTGCTTGTAAATTGGAAATGTATTGGCAATTAGTATCTGACAGGCTAGGAAACGAAGGGACTTCAAACGCGCTTCATCAATTGAGTTCTTTTacctgttttgtttttgtggctACTTCCATGGTTTGATAACTGAACAGCTCCTCCTGTTTTGCCAACAGAACCTTCCCTTTCGGATTCTTCAAATATAAAAGCTTGAGGCTTCTCAAATGCTGCCAACATAAATTtgcaatatataaatataagctCCAATTTTCAAGAAGTATGGAGTTGAGCAGGTAATGACACTTGCCATTGAGGAAAGTGAGGGCCAAAGCGAAGCAGATATTGAACAGTAGCATGAATCCTACTGTTGCCCCTACTCCTATCCAATACCAATTTGCTTCAGTGAAAAATTCGCGACTCTTCAAAACTTGGATTCCTAGTGGTTCTGTGGAGGTTCCAGGAATCTgtgatttcaaaaacaatttcagaTATCAGTTCATTATTGAGAGCCAAGGGTGCAAATATATAAATGGCCAGTTCAAGAAACTTTACATGACTCCAGCTATGTCCAAGGAACTCATTCACTACTATTGCGTTCTGCCCATACATCAATGGTGAAAGCCAGTAACCCCATATCCACCACTTTTTTATTTGCTCTGCGgcgttaaacaaaaaaattgatatataatttcCTCCAGGTTGAGTAGCAAAATACAATCTTTAAGTAGAAGAGTATAATCACCATACCTCGAGACAAGATAAAGCCACCCAATGCAAAAAGTGTAAGTAGCGCAAAAGACCCAAAAGTGTTAGCAACAATCATGTTCCTTCCAGCTGCAGCAATAAATCGAAATAGTGCAGATGCCATCTGGTTAATTAGCAAAAGCAGAAAGTACTGCCTTAAAAGcctgaaaaaaaagattgaaagaaaataaacaccGCCTTTTTATAACAGCTGGATCAGAATGGATTCTTGTGCaagtttacaaataaaaaaataagaatttttgtttACCTTTCAACATTTGGATCAAATCCAATTACATAATAGGTTAGGAGCACCCATGCAGCAACTTCAACAAACGTGACGGGAATTTTCAGAATCCATGGAGGAATTGAATATGCCCATGGAGGAAAGAATAGGAGTTCCCTTTGCTTGTAAAACACAGGAAGCTTTACGATGGTCATAGATAGCTCTGACATTCCATTAAACATTATAATGATCACAGTGAAGAACAAAGCACCGGTATAAATTCCTCCATCGGCAACCGTATCATGATGCATCTTGGTCCGAAAAAAGAGTGACATGGAAATCAATGCCACTACTGTCAGCTGATAGAAGATCAGTAAAAAGTGTCACATTGGATGCAAAATCTGAAAGTAAGAGAAACTTGGATATTGTAACAACTATCGATAATTACTTGGCATATCTTGAAGATGTAGACAAATGAGTTCCTCTTCATGAGCAAGTATTCTCTTGAGAAGTTAGCTTTAAGCAGATCCATCTTTCCAGctccatattttttgtttaccaATGCAGCTGGATGGTTCTTAGTCTTGTCAAATGGGATTGAAAGCTCATCTGCGATCTTTCGTCCCACGTTGAATGACTGAAATGCCTCAGAAAATTCGTTGACCCTGACAAACCTGTAAGGCTGATCTTTAATTGCCCAATACTGCTCTTGATCTTTTTTTGATGTCACCTGCAATGAATTTATTCATTATTCCTGAAGATTGTGACACTTGCATAAGGCTCATATATTGAGAATAGGAGATCCTATTGTCGTCGAGGTTGCATGTAAAAAAGCCTTGTTTATGCTTACTTCTTGTAGAAAGTCTGCCACGCCTTTTCTGTCGGGACACTTGAAGCCCATATGTTCAAAAAATCCAAGCACATTTTCACGAGGACCCTGGTACACAATTTGGCCATCTGACAGGAGAATGATGTCATCAAAGAGGTCATAAGTCTCTGGTGCTGGCTGGAGAAGTGAGATGACAGCAGTGCAATTGAGAACGTGAATAGTTTGCTTTAATGAGTTCACAATTTGGTAAGTTGTTGAGCTATCCAGGCCTGTAGAAATCTCATCCATAAGCAATGCCCTTGATGGTCCGACCAGCATTTCCCCTACGACAGATCATTGGAGATTTTTGTACATTAAATGgagaatgaaatgaaatgattgtTCTTGATATGAGAATGGACTGATGGAGATGTTTACCGGTTGTAACACGCTTCCTTTGTCCTCCAGATATACCCCTTATCATTTCATCCCCTACCAAAGTATCTGCGCAGACTTCCAATCCTAATATCTACAATTAtcacagagagagagattatAAAAGGTTTAGATATTATGTTCACGGTTTCTGATGAAGACTTTCATGACATTTATGTAGTATATATTGATAAATAATACCTTCAAGACGTAATCGGTGATGACACTGGCCTCTTGACCTTGTGTTGCTACTGCCTGCAATTCCAGAAACATCAGAGAAGGAAAGTTACTTTCCAAATAATCGTAGCTTATTCTAGCAAGGTCAACTCTTTTGAGAGAGGTCTAACAGGCAAAATAGTAATATCTTTCCTCACCTTCATGAAGACATCAACATCTTGATCAGGCTTGATGTTggcttctttctctcttctcgaCAACTCTGCTAGCATCTCTGTGAATTGCCAGAAATTTTATTTAGCAATGCTTGGTTTATGAATAGATCACCAGAGTGAATTGTGTTTCTGGTGGAATTTGCAACGAAAATTTAGTCCTTTATTCTAACCATGTAGGTGGCCAACCCCTTGGCATCTGGCAGAGAATTCCAAAGTCTCCCTCACAGTCATTTCTCCTATATGGAGATCATGTTGACTGACATAGGCAGCCGTTCTTTGTGGTACAAATTCGTTCATCTCATGACCATTGTAAGTCACATGACCAGAAAACTGCACGAAATAATTCAgcttctcaaattaaaaatgaaaaccaaaaactaaatcCTCAAGGAATATACAAATTTACAAGAATATATCCCCACCTTCAGACTAGGATCAAGCTTTCCAGCCATTGCCAACAACAGTGTGGTCTTCCCAGAATTCGGAGGACCCAAAAGCAAAGTCAATCTAAAACATGCAGGTGGCACAAAAATTAGGAACAGGCAATAGATTATTGAAATTATTCTTAAGCAAATAGAGCTTTACATCATGATTATCTTACCTTGATGGCTTGATGATTCCACTAACATCCTTAAGGATGGTGAGTGGCTTCTTTCTACTTGGAAGGACATGAAgagcaataaaaaaaccctacaaaATTGATTGGTAAGAAACAcatgaacaaagaaaaagagtagTATCTTATAATTCATATTTCAGCAATAATAACTGGTGTTCATTGATTGGAAATGTTGTTACCTCtattatatgaaaaatgaaCTTGGCGAATGAAGGCAAAGCACTACTTCCCACGTAAGCTTCTGCTTCAATATTTAGATTCTCGTACCGAACTTCAATTGTTGGAAACTCAATTCCAACCCTGAAGCACCAATTATTACAGAAAATCAAAGAACTTCATCGTCCATAACAGCAAACAAGAAAGGAAAAGcaaaatatcttttcttttttaaaatcaatcccTTGTCGAGTTATGCTATGAATGATCAGAAACTAACAAATATATATCCATTAGGCAAAATATCATGTTGCAATGCAAGAACTTCCTTTCTTTTTGACATTCTCTCTATAAACCAAACAGAGTTAACATACATAGGAATGGAGAAACAAAGGATAAGTTCTTACCTTTCAACACGGTTCTTGAGTTTCCACAAGAACTTCTCATTATCCTCGTCTGCAACTTTGACCAACCTCTCAAGCAACTGTTTTCTCTCTTGGACTCCAAGGTTCTCAATATCTACCTCACTAATTATACCTCTTGACGCACTCGTTAATATACCTTTCCTTAAACGATCATAGGTAGGTAGTTTCTCAAGCGCAGCCCATTTTAGAgcctcttcatcatcttcttctcttgAAGATCTTGAAAACACTTCCACAGTGCTGTTTCTCCATACTGACGAAACTCCTCTAGAACTACCTCTAAAACTGTCACTACCTCTAGAAATAACAGCACTCTCCATTGATAATGGATCAGAATATTTAAACaacaactaaaaacaaaacaaatcctagattctgtttcttttttttttcttggtttgggAACTTGAATCAAGAAAtcttaacaaaagctaaaatgaATCAGCCCAGATTGTGTTTTCTTCACTTTCAAGGGGAAACAAAACCTATAGTGGAGCGACATTGAACAAATTAGTACGAAAtgtcaagatatatatatagtagaaaAACTTTACCACGTCAGATTGTGTTtcctattttttatcttattattaagaattaaattttataatttattttgatttattttatgaatttattgtgattttagaAAAAGTCTAGATATTGAGTTGGTGCTCAgttatataaatatctattttttatcatgcaattaaataaaaataatttcaaaaaaaaattattaaactcaaagGAGTTTATAACCCAGATTAATCTAGATGGATTcggatttattgttttattatttttttttaaaaaaatattattttaataattaaattataattttactaatttaacTTGCCAAATAAACCACGTTAGATTGTGACAATTGTTATACAATTTAACTTGAAAGTAAAGTTAGACTGGGAGTATAATTGGGACGTTTTAAATTCAAACTGCTGAGTTGAATTTACTGATACCATTAAAGAATTTTCTTTgacctaaatattattttttcacatgTAAAAGAACTTTGGTCCCGCCACAGCATAGGCGGGGAATTATCTAGTCGTTTTCTATACTAACTTGAAGTAATTACGTTTACAATAAGTTCatgtaaataattaatataattatatcatgtgtatattgacaaaaaaaaacttatttgctaataaaattatcatctcgcgaacttttaaaaacaaaatatatgaattaatttcatgaattgCAAATGTatagtttataaattattttaagttaatataCTTTTATAGTGTATTTTAAAATGTCTAGTACACTACTATACAATCtctatagttattttttaatattaatattaataattaattatttttcattcaaaattaacaaaacctaaTCAGCATTGGTAAAACACTATTGCCGTATACTCATTTGCACTGTTAAATCGAACAATATAATGACATCTTtacctttcaaataaaaaattattaaattagttattaaGGGTATTAAAGTCTTTTCAGAACGTGTTTTAGTCATTAACAAATTGATCAAGggtaaataagtttttttcacTGTGAAAGTACAGTGAAACAATCAAAATGTTCTTAAAagcaaaagattttaaaatggCGTCCAAGAGCTTTTTCATATCttcacaatggttttttttgttattatcaggTCAGTTGAGAAACACTTTGATATttgactaaatataaaaaaataaaaaaataaattgaaacgaCCAAAATACCcttgaagcaaaaaaattaaaaaggacttCAAGgggctttttcatattttcacaatggtttttttttttgttattgtcaagTCGATTGAGGggcaatttggtatttacataata
It encodes the following:
- the LOC7478287 gene encoding pleiotropic drug resistance protein 1 isoform X5 translates to MESADISRGSSRGVSSVWRNSTVEVFSRSSREEDDEEALKWAALEKLPTYDRLRKGILTSASRGIISEVDIENLGVQERKQLLERLVKVADEDNEKFLWKLKNRVERVGIEFPTIEVRYENLNIEAEAYVGSSALPSFAKFIFHIIEGFFIALHVLPSRKKPLTILKDVSGIIKPSRLTLLLGPPNSGKTTLLLAMAGKLDPSLKFSGHVTYNGHEMNEFVPQRTAAYVSQHDLHIGEMTVRETLEFSARCQGVGHLHEMLAELSRREKEANIKPDQDVDVFMKAVATQGQEASVITDYVLKILGLEVCADTLVGDEMIRGISGGQRKRVTTGEMLVGPSRALLMDEISTGLDSSTTYQIVNSLKQTIHVLNCTAVISLLQPAPETYDLFDDIILLSDGQIVYQGPRENVLGFFEHMGFKCPDRKGVADFLQEVTSKKDQEQYWAIKDQPYRFVRVNEFSEAFQSFNVGRKIADELSIPFDKTKNHPAALVNKKYGAGKMDLLKANFSREYLLMKRNSFVYIFKICQLTVVALISMSLFFRTKMHHDTVADGGIYTGALFFTVIIIMFNGMSELSMTIVKLPVFYKQRELLFFPPWAYSIPPWILKIPVTFVEVAAWVLLTYYVIGFDPNVERLLRQYFLLLLINQMASALFRFIAAAGRNMIVANTFGSFALLTLFALGGFILSREQIKKWWIWGYWLSPLMYGQNAIVVNEFLGHSWSHIPGTSTEPLGIQVLKSREFFTEANWYWIGVGATVGFMLLFNICFALALTFLNAFEKPQAFIFEESEREGSVGKTGGAVQLSNHGSSHKNKTENGDEINRNGFASIGEASDNRKRGMVLPFEPHSITFDDVIYSVDMPQEMKIQGVVEDRLVLLKGVNGAFRPGVLTTLMGVSGAGKTTLMDVLAGRKTGGYIEGDIKISGYPKKQETFARIAGYCEQNDIHSPHVTVYESLLYSAWLRLPPEVDSETRKMFIDEVMELVELDSLRNALVGLPGVNGLSTEQRKRLTIAVELVANPSIIFMDEPTSGLDARAAAIVMRTVRNTVDTGRTVVCTIHQPSIDIFDAFDELFLMKRGGEEIYVGPLGHHSTHLIKYFEAIEGVSKIKDGYNPATWMLEVTASSQEMALEVDFANIYKNSDLFRRNKALIAELSTPAPGSKDVHFPTRYSTSFFTQCMACLWKQHWSYWRNPPYTAVRFLFTTFIALMFGTMFWDLGSKVKTTQDLSNAMGSMYAAVLFLGFQNGTAVQPVVAVERTVFYRERAAGMYSALPYAFAQALIELPYVFVQAAVYGVIVYAMIGFEWTAAKFFWYLFFMYFTLLYFTFYGMMAVAVTPNHHIAGIVSTAFYAIWNLFSGFIIPRTRIPIWWRWYYWGCPVSWSLYGLVVSQYGDIQEPITATQTVEGYVKDYFGFDHDFLGVVAAVVLGWTVLFAFIFAFSIKAFNFQRR
- the LOC7478287 gene encoding pleiotropic drug resistance protein 1 isoform X4, translating into MESADISRGSDSFRGSSRGVSSVWRNSTVEVFSRSSREEDDEEALKWAALEKLPTYDRLRKGILTSASRGIISEVDIENLGVQERKQLLERLVKVADEDNEKFLWKLKNRVERVGIEFPTIEVRYENLNIEAEAYVGSSALPSFAKFIFHIIEGFFIALHVLPSRKKPLTILKDVSGIIKPSRLTLLLGPPNSGKTTLLLAMAGKLDPSLKFSGHVTYNGHEMNEFVPQRTAAYVSQHDLHIGEMTVRETLEFSARCQGVGHLHEMLAELSRREKEANIKPDQDVDVFMKAVATQGQEASVITDYVLKILGLEVCADTLVGDEMIRGISGGQRKRVTTGEMLVGPSRALLMDEISTGLDSSTTYQIVNSLKQTIHVLNCTAVISLLQPAPETYDLFDDIILLSDGQIVYQGPRENVLGFFEHMGFKCPDRKGVADFLQEVTSKKDQEQYWAIKDQPYRFVRVNEFSEAFQSFNVGRKIADELSIPFDKTKNHPAALVNKKYGAGKMDLLKANFSREYLLMKRNSFVYIFKICQLTVVALISMSLFFRTKMHHDTVADGGIYTGALFFTVIIIMFNGMSELSMTIVKLPVFYKQRELLFFPPWAYSIPPWILKIPVTFVEVAAWVLLTYYVIGFDPNVERLLRQYFLLLLINQMASALFRFIAAAGRNMIVANTFGSFALLTLFALGGFILSREQIKKWWIWGYWLSPLMYGQNAIVVNEFLGHSWSHIPGTSTEPLGIQVLKSREFFTEANWYWIGVGATVGFMLLFNICFALALTFLNAFEKPQAFIFEESEREGSVGKTGGAVQLSNHGSSHKNKTENGDEINRNGFASIGEASDNRKRGMVLPFEPHSITFDDVIYSVDMPQEMKIQGVVEDRLVLLKGVNGAFRPGVLTTLMGVSGAGKTTLMDVLAGRKTGGYIEGDIKISGYPKKQETFARIAGYCEQNDIHSPHVTVYESLLYSAWLRLPPEVDSETRKMFIDEVMELVELDSLRNALVGLPGVNGLSTEQRKRLTIAVELVANPSIIFMDEPTSGLDARAAAIVMRTVRNTVDTGRTVVCTIHQPSIDIFDAFDELFLMKRGGEEIYVGPLGHHSTHLIKYFEAIEGVSKIKDGYNPATWMLEVTASSQEMALEVDFANIYKNSDLFRRNKALIAELSTPAPGSKDVHFPTRYSTSFFTQCMACLWKQHWSYWRNPPYTAVRFLFTTFIALMFGTMFWDLGSKVKTTQDLSNAMGSMYAAVLFLGFQNGTAVQPVVAVERTVFYRERAAGMYSALPYAFAQALIELPYVFVQAAVYGVIVYAMIGFEWTAAKFFWYLFFMYFTLLYFTFYGMMAVAVTPNHHIAGIVSTAFYAIWNLFSGFIIPRTRIPIWWRWYYWGCPVSWSLYGLVVSQYGDIQEPITATQTVEGYVKDYFGFDHDFLGVVAAVVLGWTVLFAFIFAFSIKAFNFQRR
- the LOC7478287 gene encoding pleiotropic drug resistance protein 1 isoform X3, with the protein product MESADISRGSDSFRGSSRGVSSVWRNSTVEVFSRSSRDEDDEEALKWAALEKLPTYDRLRKGILTSASRGIISEVDIENLGVQERKQLLERLVKVADEDNEKFLWKLKNRVERVGIEFPTIEVRYENLNIEAEAYVGSSALPSFAKFIFHIIEGFFIALHVLPSRKKPLTILKDVSGIIKPSRLTLLLGPPNSGKTTLLLAMAGKLDPSLKFSGHVTYNGHEMNEFVPQRTAAYVSQHDLHIGEMTVRETLEFSARCQGVGHLHEMLAELSRREKEANIKPDQDVDVFMKAVATQGQEASVITDYVLKILGLEVCADTLVGDEMIRGISGGQRKRVTTGEMLVGPSRALLMDEISTGLDSSTTYQIVNSLKQTIHVLNCTAVISLLQPAPETYDLFDDIILLSDGQIVYQGPRENVLGFFEHMGFKCPDRKGVADFLQEVTSKKDQEQYWAIKDQPYRFVRVNEFSEAFQSFNVGRKIADELSIPFDKTKNHPAALVNKKYGAGKMDLLKANFSREYLLMKRNSFVYIFKICQLTVVALISMSLFFRTKMHHDTVADGGIYTGALFFTVIIIMFNGMSELSMTIVKLPVFYKQRELLFFPPWAYSIPPWILKIPVTFVEVAAWVLLTYYVIGFDPNVERLLRQYFLLLLINQMASALFRFIAAAGRNMIVANTFGSFALLTLFALGGFILSREQIKKWWIWGYWLSPLMYGQNAIVVNEFLGHSWSHIPGTSTEPLGIQVLKSREFFTEANWYWIGVGATVGFMLLFNICFALALTFLNAFEKPQAFIFEESEREGSVGKTGGAVQLSNHGSSHKNKTENGDEINRNGFASIGEASDNRKRGMVLPFEPHSITFDDVIYSVDMPQEMKIQGVVEDRLVLLKGVNGAFRPGVLTTLMGVSGAGKTTLMDVLAGRKTGGYIEGDIKISGYPKKQETFARIAGYCEQNDIHSPHVTVYESLLYSAWLRLPPEVDSETRKMFIDEVMELVELDSLRNALVGLPGVNGLSTEQRKRLTIAVELVANPSIIFMDEPTSGLDARAAAIVMRTVRNTVDTGRTVVCTIHQPSIDIFDAFDELFLMKRGGEEIYVGPLGHHSTHLIKYFEAIEGVSKIKDGYNPATWMLEVTASSQEMALEVDFANIYKNSDLFRRNKALIAELSTPAPGSKDVHFPTRYSTSFFTQCMACLWKQHWSYWRNPPYTAVRFLFTTFIALMFGTMFWDLGSKVKTTQDLSNAMGSMYAAVLFLGFQNGTAVQPVVAVERTVFYRERAAGMYSALPYAFAQALIELPYVFVQAAVYGVIVYAMIGFEWTAAKFFWYLFFMYFTLLYFTFYGMMAVAVTPNHHIAGIVSTAFYAIWNLFSGFIIPRTRIPIWWRWYYWGCPVSWSLYGLVVSQYGDIQEPITATQTVEGYVKDYFGFDHDFLGVVAAVVLGWTVLFAFIFAFSIKAFNFQRR
- the LOC7478287 gene encoding pleiotropic drug resistance protein 1 isoform X2, yielding MESADISRGSDSFRGSSRGVSSVWRNSTVEVFSRSSRDEDDEEALKWAALEKLPTYDRLRKGILTSASRGIISEVDIENLGVQERKQLLERLVKVADEDNEKFLWKLKNRVERVGIEFPTIEVRYENLNIEAEAYVGSSALPSFAKFIFNIIEGFFIALHVLPSRKKPLTILKDVSGIIKPSRLTLLLGPPNSGKTTLLLAMAGKLDPSLKFSGHVTYNGHEMNEFVPQRTAAYVSQHDLHIGEMTVRETLEFSARCQGVGHLHEMLAELSRREKEANIKPDQDVDVFMKAVATQGQEASVITDYVLKILGLEVCADTLVGDEMIRGISGGQRKRVTTGEMLVGPSRALLMDEISTGLDSSTTYQIVNSLKQTIHVLNCTAVISLLQPAPETYDLFDDIILLSDGQIVYQGPRENVLGFFEHMGFKCPDRKGVADFLQEVTSKKDQEQYWAIKDQPYRFVRVNEFSEAFQSFNVGRKIADELSIPFDKTKNHPAALVNKKYGAGKMDLLKANFSREYLLMKRNSFVYIFKICQLTVVALISMSLFFRTKMHHDTVADGGIYTGALFFTVIIIMFNGMSELSMTIVKLPVFYKQRELLFFPPWAYSIPPWILKIPVTFVEVAAWVLLTYYVIGFDPNVERLLRQYFLLLLINQMASALFRFIAAAGRNMIVANTFGSFALLTLFALGGFILSREQIKKWWIWGYWLSPLMYGQNAIVVNEFLGHSWSHIPGTSTEPLGIQVLKSREFFTEANWYWIGVGATVGFMLLFNICFALALTFLNAFEKPQAFIFEESEREGSVGKTGGAVQLSNHGSSHKNKTENGDEINRNGFASIGEASDNRKRGMVLPFEPHSITFDDVIYSVDMPQEMKIQGVVEDRLVLLKGVNGAFRPGVLTTLMGVSGAGKTTLMDVLAGRKTGGYIEGDIKISGYPKKQETFARIAGYCEQNDIHSPHVTVYESLLYSAWLRLPPEVDSETRKMFIDEVMELVELDSLRNALVGLPGVNGLSTEQRKRLTIAVELVANPSIIFMDEPTSGLDARAAAIVMRTVRNTVDTGRTVVCTIHQPSIDIFDAFDELFLMKRGGEEIYVGPLGHHSTHLIKYFEAIEGVSKIKDGYNPATWMLEVTASSQEMALEVDFANIYKNSDLFRRNKALIAELSTPAPGSKDVHFPTRYSTSFFTQCMACLWKQHWSYWRNPPYTAVRFLFTTFIALMFGTMFWDLGSKVKTTQDLSNAMGSMYAAVLFLGFQNGTAVQPVVAVERTVFYRERAAGMYSALPYAFAQALIELPYVFVQAAVYGVIVYAMIGFEWTAAKFFWYLFFMYFTLLYFTFYGMMAVAVTPNHHIAGIVSTAFYAIWNLFSGFIIPRTRIPIWWRWYYWGCPVSWSLYGLVVSQYGDIQEPITATQTVEGYVKDYFGFDHDFLGVVAAVVLGWTVLFAFIFAFSIKAFNFQRR